The Coregonus clupeaformis isolate EN_2021a chromosome 13, ASM2061545v1, whole genome shotgun sequence genome includes a region encoding these proteins:
- the LOC121579936 gene encoding uncharacterized protein LOC121579936: MDGLQDLECMLCGPSSTTEQQCSRSRGVDVGKVWSPEGPAQNAAVVTTISVALVTMIIILSATLFIYFRHTLLKKIFRGCLAPQSTSQSDMACAASPVNGVTLNLEQQSQDSGVCGNSTTTADTLARLQSKVDMIVPLGSILLSPNLKTQDHISLLETQPLVRNSTCNNCSSGFVSQISSEPPSISSDVSLTVETPVGPVDSGESEAGSFFRFLQSSEGYCASELKHLPVECTELDFHSTAASTLALHIATDPECSSVSLGITAISGIRDGPPGDGSGGRQLRSPFACPEEQTDSCWSSHQQPCNSSNAVSV, encoded by the exons ATGGATGGCTTGCAGGACTTGGAATGCATGCTGTGTGGTCCCTCCTCCACTACTGAGCAACAGTGCAGCC GAAGCAGAGGAGTTGATGTGGGAAAAGTCTGGAGCCCAGAAGGCCCAGCCCAAAATGCTGCTGTTGTCACCACCATTTCTGTCGCCCTGGTTACCATGATAATCATCCTCTCCGCTACCTTATTTATATACTTCAGACATACCTTACTAAAGAAAATATTTAGAG GATGCCTGGCTCCTCAAAGCACAAGTCAGAGTGACATGGCGTGTGCAGCATCCCCAGTGAACGGGGTCACACTGAATCTGGAGCAGCAAAGCCAGGACTCAG GTGTATGTGGTAACTCTACCACCACTGCAGACACGTTGGCCAGACTGCAGTCCAAAGTGGACATGATTGTCCCTCTGGGGTCCATTCTACTAAGCCCTAACCTTAAAACTCAGGACCACATCAGCCTGCTGGAGACCCAGCCGCTGGTGCGTAACTCCACCTGCAATAACTGCTCCTCTGGGTTTGTCTCTCAGATATCCTCTGAGCCGCCCTCAATCAGTAGTGATGTCTCACTCACAGTGGAGACCCCTGTGGGTCCAGTAGACAGTGGGGAGTCTGAGGCAGGGTCCTTTTTCCGGTTCCTGCAGAGCAGTGAGGGTTACTGTGCCTCTGAGCTGAAGCATTTACCAGTGGAGTGCACTGAGCTAGACTTCCACAGCACTGCAGCCTCAACACTGGCCCTCCACATTGCCACAGACCCAGAATGTAGCTCTGTGAGCCTGGGGATTACGGCGATATCCGGGATTAGAGATGGCCCCCCCGGAGACGGGTCAGGAGGAAGACAACTGAGGAGTCCATTTGCCTGCCCAGAGGAGCAAACTGACAGCTGTTGGAGCAGCCATCAACAACCCTGCAACAGCAGTAATGCG GTGTCCGTCTAG